CGTCCAAGCCGGCATCCTGATGGCCGCGGCGCTGTCGCCGCTGTATTGGAACTTGTTCGCCAAGATGCCCGAGCTCTGGTTCGACGCCGAGAGCTACTATCAGCACGGACCCCTCGTCCCGTTTGCGGCGGGCTACATCATTTACAAGAAGTGGCCCAAGATCATCCAGACCGACGCCAAACCAACTTGGTTTCCGTTGCTGCTGATGATCCCGCTGCTTCTGCTTGTGGTCGTCGCGGCGCGGACGAACATGATCGGCGTCGCGTCGGGGACGTTAATCCTCGTCCTCTTGCTGACTAGTTGGTGCCTGTTCGGCTTTCGGTGGGCTTTGAAGATGGCTCCCGGGCCGCTCTTCCTGGCGTTTGCATTTCCTTTCTGGAATGGGTTGATCGACAAATACACCCTGAACCTTCAGATTTTTTCAACCTCAGGCTCCTACTATATGCTGAAGTTGTTGGGCATGCAGCCTTTCCGGCAGGGGCCGACGGTCATCCAACTGCCAAAGTTTTCCCTCAATATTGCGGCTGAGTGTTCGGGCATGAAGATGACGCTCGCGATGATCGCGTGTGTCACATTTATCGCCCTCGTCTCCAACATCAAGTGGTGGGGCAAGATCTTGCTCGCCGTCATCGCCATTCCCCTGTCCCTCGCGATGAACTCCTTGCGCATCGGACTGATCGGCGTTTTCGGTAATGAAATGGGTCATGACGCCGGAATGTGGATGCATGACTACGGTAGCTACGGTGTCTTGGCCTTGAGCTTCTACATTCTCTACAAAGTCGCCCAGAAACTGGGGTGGGACGCGTGAAAACAATCTACTGGTCTTTGGTCGTCATGTTCTTGGCTTGTGGCCTGTATCGTATCTTCGGGCTCCAGATCCAGAACTTCAAGATGAAGGACGAAGCATGGCTATTGTCCATTGTTCCGTCGCAGGTCGAGGACTACAACGTGGTTCCGAGTGAGTTCAGTCCCAAGGCCAGCTACCGGATGGACGCAAAGACGTACACCGCATTGAAACCGATCGGTATCGCCGGGCAGACGTACCGTGGGCCTAGGGGGACTATGGACGCCGTTGTCATTGCTGGGGACCGGATGGAAAGCTTCCATGATCAGCGATGGTGCTTTGCTGGTCAAGGTTGGGAGGTCACGGATGAGAAGAAACAAACACTTGATGTCCCAGGCTATGGCAAGGTGCCGATGTGGACCATGAAACTCCGTCGAGGCAACGAAGAACCCCGTTTGGCGGCGTTCACCTTCAAGACCCCGGTCGGATTCCGTACTGAGTATCAAAAGGGACAGATCGACTACTTGGTCAGTGAGTTCAAGACAGGACACCCCAACGTGGGCTTCTCATTCCGTTTCATCGAAATGGACACGAGTATGTCGGAGAAGGACTTCTACGACTTCGTCAAGGCCTACTTCGTGACTTCGAAGCAGACTAGCAAGAACGTCCTTTGATCCGTCTTTTGGTCGGCGAGACATGAGGATCAGTCACATATCTCTGGGGCGGTTCCATCATTTCTCGTTGTGTCGTCTCCTGCACGAACGGGGGTTGCTAGAAACGTTCTTTGTCGCCTACCCCCAATGGAAGGTCAGGCCAGACAATCTCCCGATGGACAAGGTCCGTACGTTCCCCTGGATATGGGGCCTCTACCATTTGAGGCTTGGCAAAGAGGATCGCATCACCAAAGACCTTGCTCTATATGCTAGGAAATCATTGTCGAGATTCGCGGCAACCCGTCTCGGGAATACGACTGCCCTGGTAGCTATGTCGGCGAGCGGCCTGGAGGCAGGTCGTGAAATGAAGCGGCTCGGGGGAACCTGGTTTTGTGACCGAGGCTCGGCCCACATTCAATATCAGGACCAGTTGCTGAGAGAAGAGCATGCGAAGTGGTCGGTGCCCTATGAGCACATCGATCCTCGGGTGATTGAACGGGAGTTGGCCGAGTATGAAGAGGCCGACGCAGTATTGGTGCCCTCAGAATTTGCCCGAAGGTCGTTTATCCAGCAGGGGGTCCATGCGAACAAAGTCATCAAGATTCCGTACGGGGTAGATCTGCGAGACTTCTACCCCGGCGGAGGGCGTCCTGACGGTGTGTTTAGGATCCTCTTCGTCGGTGGCGTGACGCTCCAAAAGGGAATCCCTTACCTGCTTCAGGCAGTTGGCCGCCTTCATGGCGACGTCGAGCTGGTCATTGTTGGGGACGACAGCCTGATGCCGGCGGGTGTCCTCGGCCAATTTGACACTGCCAAGGTTCGTTGGCTGGGCAAACAGCCTCGGTCCGAAGTTCGGACGTGGATGCAGCAGTCGCACGTCCTGGTTTTGCCAAGTGTCCAGGACGGCTTTGGTCTCGTGATGGCGGAGGCAATGGCATGTGGTTGCACGGTGGTCGCCTCGCACAACACGGGCATCCACGACATAGTCGACGATGGTGTTGAAGGGTTTTCGGTACCCGTCGGAGATGCGGTTGCTCTGGCAGAGAGAATACAGTCATTGGTGGACGATCCGGCTATGACGCGACGTATGAGTGAGGCGGCCATCGCGAGGGTATCGCGGCTTGGCGGATGGAACACCTACGCAGACGGACTGATCTCTGCGCTGACGGAGGTAGGCGGACTTCACAAGACTCTCGTAAAGTAGCGAGTGGCGTCGGCAAATTTGCTCCGTTGATTTTACTGTTTACGCAAATCTGATATGTTGGCCTAGCATTCTTAATTACCGTCAGCTTCTGAGCTGGTGGAACAAGAAGCCCTAGGAGCCCTATGAAAGGTTTGAATGCATCTGTGTTCCGTGTCGGACTGACTGCCCTCAGCATGAGCGTGTGCTGCTTTGCCTCTGCCCAGCTGAACCTGTATGTTTCGACCCAAGGTAAAGACACATGGTCGGGGATGCTCAGTGCACCGAACTCAGCAGGGACGGACGGCCCCAAAAGGACTCTCGCCGGTGGGCGTGACGCTCTGCGGAAGATCCGAGCGGGCCAGACACCCGGTGGCGTGGTCAGTGCGGCAGAAGTCTCCGCCGCCAAGCGGACCTTTCTTGGTCGTGGAGCAACCGTGAACGTGGCGAGCGGCGTCTATGACGCCAAGAACCCCATCGTGTTCGACTCCCGGGACAGTGTCCCCTCGCGGCGCGTGACGATCACGTACAAGGCGACGACCAACCGGGCCGCGGTCCTTGACGCAGGCTATTCGGTGACCAACCTGGCCCGACCGAGTGCTGCATTTTGGACTACCGAAACCCGAGTCGACCCAAGTTTTCGGTCGCAGGTCTATGTCGCCGATATTTCCGGGGCGGGGGACATGGGACGGCTGACCTTCCGTATGCCGGGTTGGAACGCGATGTGGTCGGACGTGTCCTTCCGGTTGATCCCCAACTACAACCAGTCTGCGGAGCTGGTCATTGACAACGAAGCCATGCATCTGGCCCAATGGCCCAATGAGGGTGTCGTCGATATGAACGGGATGAACGGTGAGCCACGGTTCCACAATGGCCACGCCTTCATCACGCGACCCGGGCCGTCGAACAACTACTCGGACTCCAACTCCTCCAATTGGATCTATGAGTTCGAGGCCGACTTTCGGGGGCTCAAGACACCTGAGACGATTGACGCCAATTCCGACATTTGGGTCCGTGGGTGTATGAACGCCTCCAAGTTTAAGGAGTACTGGGAGCATGTGACCAAACTAGACTTCTCCGGCGGCCAGTCCGCCGGGCTGTTGCGGTTCGATCCTGTTGCCACATTCTATCAGACAAATGCCGGACGGCAGGTCTCAGGGAACGGTGAACCTGGACGATATACCATTGTCAACTCCCTCTATGAACTCGACGCTCCTGGTGAGTACTACATCGACCGTCTGAACAAACGGCTCCTCGTCATTCCGCCCGCAACCTTTGTTCCGGGTGTCTCGTCAGTCAAGCTGACAATGAACCAGCAGCCCATTATCCAGGCTAATGGCCTGCGTGGAGTCACATTTGACGGTCTCGTCTTGCAAAACGGACGCTTTATGGGTGCGTACTTCAAGGACTGCTACAACGTGACCTTCAAGAACGGTACCGTCCAAAATGTCGGTCACAACGGCGTCACGATTGATAATAGCTATCGGACCAACGTTCAGAGCAACGTCATCACCGACACCGGTCAGGGTGGCATCGACGTCCAGTCCGGGGACCGCGCGACATTGACCCCAAGTGGCAACGTGCTTGCAGACAATGTGATCAAGCGCTGGGGCCGCACGATGCGATTCTACACTGGCGCTGTCCGCCTAGACGGATGTGGTAACTCCATGCTCAACAATACGGTGGCCGACGGCATGGGCGAGGCGGTCGTTCTCCATGGTAACGAGCAGATCATCAGTGGTAACCACTTCTCACATACCACCTATGATGCTGGTGACTCTGGCGTCATTGTGAACGGACATGATGTGTCGGATCACGGCAACGTGATCAGCAACAACTACTTCGAGGAGATCCGATCCCTGCCCTATAGCACCTGGCCGGTGACCGCACTCTTTGTCGATGGCGCCGGCGGCGGTACAACATTTGACAACAACGTTGTCGTCGGGGCCGACAAGGCGGTGAACATCCTCGCCACCTGTGATATCAACGTTCGCAATAATGTGTTCATGAACGTGAGTGGCTACGCCGTCCGTGCGAGCAGTTCCCCCTTTGCCCCAAATGGAAACTATGTGACCCGAGCGAACCAGATGCCGTGGCGCGGCAGCCTGTGGTCAAAGAAGTATCCGAACCTGGCCGACTGGTTGTCGACCCTGACTCCTGCGCCACGTCACTACAATATCTCGAACAACATCTACGTCAATTGCGGAGTCGGCCTTGCGGACAAGGTGAGCTGGGGCAAGGTGTTTGCTGTTGGAGGCGTAAACCACTACAATGTAGACCAATCAGTCTCACCATTCGTTGACGCTCCCGGTGGCAACTTCACCCTGAGATCCGACAAAGTCGGTTTGGTTCCTGGTTGGACGCCACTGAACACCGACACAATGGGTTCTAGGACGATCCCGGACGGAACAGGCTCGGAGTTCTAGCCGAAGTCGGCACCAGAATTGACTATGGTCAGGCCGAAGTTATCGGCTTGACCATAGTCAATTCTGGGTTCCTCCGTTTCACCAAGGCATTGGACATCCAAAGGAGGGTGACAAACGCAATGCAAACCAATGGGGCGAAGCCAAGGATTTGGCTCGTGATTGTTGCAATAGATCCCTCAGTAAAGGTCATCGTGGCCTGGAACATGATGCCTAGGGCAGCAGCATTGAACATAAGAGTATGGCCAAAGATGGTCCGATAGACCGAAATCATGACAAGTGCAAGAATCATTGACACAAAGAAGATGCCTGACCATCCATAGGAGATCAGTGCGTCAGCAGTGAATCCCATCGAGATCTGCGTCCCATAGTCGCCGTAATTGACCAAACCCGTTCCCTTATGGGCAAGAAAGTTGGTGGTGCTGACGAGCGGCTTGTCTCGGTTAAAGATGCTGGGTGTGGCCAGCCGGAATCCCCAGATCGTAGTCTCGGCACCGAGAGGCTCCTTATCAAGATTCGAAGCGATGAGTGAGTCGATAACTGGGAGTAGAGTCAACCGGTCAAGCGTCCGGTTGTCTGGAAGGCCACGATAATAATAAAGCCTACGAGTGCTGTAAAGTCTCTTGGCCGCTTCACGATCCTTCTTCGAGACGTACAGCGACTTGTCTGTCATGAACCTACCCAGTAAGGACATGGCCTTGGGAAGCCGTTCTTCTAGTCGGCCTTCACGGAATTCAGACCGTCCGTACAGGGCAAATGGAGAGAACGTCGTTTGGTAGAAAACTAACAGTACAGCGAACACCAAGACCTCGCCTAGTCGGAATTTATGCCGGAACAAGAGCGCGGTGAGACCAATGATGAGGACGGGGCCAATAAAGTTCTGGCGTGAAGCATTGACCGTGGCAAAGAGAAACTCAAGAACGAGGGCGGCGACGAGGAGCGGGCTAAAGATGCGCTTCTTGTCTAAGATAGATGCCGCGGCGAGGAGGCTCATGCCGATTAGGGCGGCATTTGACACTGTGCGCGCGAACCCGTAGGTGCCACCAGATTGGAAGTAGCGGGTAACGGGCATGGCGAGAAGAAAAACGATTGCTACGGTTGAAGCGCTGAGCGTCAGTAGGCCGATCATCCTCAAGCGCTTGGAGTCTAGGCGTGGTGGCAAGATTGACCGCCATGACTCATACTTGAAGAATCTGAGTAGAACCGCGGCGGCCATAAAGCCTGCCATACCGATCACGCAGGCCAGCATTGTGGGGACCGGGGCGAGCAGATCCTTGTCCGGTGCTTCCATGATCACCGTCTTGATGACCTGGCCAAGGCCAACATGAATGGTGGCGCAGACTGAAATGATGAAGCCGCCGATGCTAAACGGCCCGCCCAACAGGTGAATCGTGGTCCAAGCAAAGGCACCATAGAGCATCACCAAGAACGCAAAGGTCACATCGGTGCCGATGGCAAGTTGCGCGAGGAAGAAGACAACGAAAAACGTTGCCGCCAACACATGCCTGACTGGAAGCCGTCGGCGGGCTGGCGTGAGGTCGGTCAACTGTGTCGCTGCTGCCATGCTCTTGTGGTTCATTATGGCTGAGAACGGGCTGGTCATCCCTTGGGATCGCGGGTGAGCCAGGCTTTCAACCTGTCGGGGGGCCGCGTCACCTGCAGCAGAAATGCTGAGGGCTTCATCTCGAGCAAGTGACAGCCGGTGGGCACAATGACTGTGATCATCGCGACCTCGGCCGCCGCCATAAGCGTTGCGGCGCCCTCTATTCCAAACCTCTGGGCCACAAAGAACGTGGCCACGCAACACCCAAACATCGTGAGGACGTAGGCTGTGCTGGCTTTGGCCGTACGGTTGATCGACAGCAGTCCGGCGGCAAGCGGTGACCAAATCGAGTTGAACACGGCGGCAAGAAGCATCGCGGTCAAGCTCCAGAGGTCGATCGTCTTCGTCTTTGTCCAGAAGTGATAGAAGGGCGGTCCGACCACCATCATCAGGGGCAAGAAACAGACTGCGATCCAAAAGGCCCTTTGCGTGGTGCTCAGGATCAAGGCACGGGCCCTGGTTATCTCACCGGCCCCGTACATCCGTGAAAACTCAACCGCGGTGGAGAATCCCAGTCCGCCAACGACCTGGTTGGACACCCGGGCCAACTTGCGCGAACTGGCCAACACGCCGCCGGTCGCCGCCCCGGTCGCCAGGGCCAGTGCCTGCGCAAATCCTTCGACACTGAGGATCGAGGCACCGGAGTACACGGTGATAAAGAATGCGGGCCGCATCATTTTGACCGCGATATCACGGTCGAAGTGCTTGTAGCCTGGCCGCAACCACGTGTTGATGCGCCACATGTCCCAAGTGCTGACGCTGTACACGAGGAGTCGTGAGGCGAGGACCGCGATGGCCAGCCAAACCATGTGCGGAGGCAAGCTGACGCCGATCAGCAACACGATGGTTTCCAGGGCCCGCTGGATACTTTGGGTGTACTGATACCGGGAAAAGTGGTGCTCGGTCTGATACCCGGCGAGAATGAAAGTCCCTTGCTGACTCAGCAGGGCGTTGAGGCCGAAGACCGCGATCACGATTTGCGCCTCCCACCGGGGCGTTGCAGTCAGCTTGAGGATTCTTTCGGCGTCAAAAAACGGCAAGACGACCAGCATGAGTAGGGCTATCGCCACCGTGATGACGGTGACGGTGAGCCACGTGGACTGGTAGATCGCCTTGGCCCTGGCCTTGTCGCCTCGACCCATGAGCTGGGTGATCTCGCTGACGGTCGCTGTCCCGAAGCCCATGTCGCCCAGGGTGAGGTAGGCGGGGACGCTGATTATGATCGACCAGTCGAAGTAGACGTCCGCGCCCCACTTCCGGCTAGCGACAAATTGGAGCAGGAAAGCCGACACAAATGCCACGGCTTGATTGACCAGCGTCGCGGCAAAACTCCGGTTCAGGCGCTTCCTGACGAGCTCGTCGTCCTGGGGCGTCTGGATCGGGTCGGGGGTCATTCCTGTCAATTGTGTCGGTATGTAGGTTCGGTTTATGCACCTGTGCTAGGGTCGAGCGAATCCCGATTATGGTATATTGGTGGACGCCTGCCGGTACGTCCGCGCGAGAGGTTCAAACGTGAGCGAGTCAAAAGAACGGATTCTTACTCCCAGCATGGCCGACCTGAGCTACAAGGAAGTCATTGGCGTCATCGGTCGGCGGAAGTGGATTGTCCTAGGCAGCATCGTCGCCGGCGTCGCGGTCGCTGCTGCAGTTTGCCAGTTTCTCATTAAGCCCGTTTGGGTGGCATCGGCACAATTGCTCGTTCCCGGACGAACGATCGCAGGTGGGGGCGTAGGCACCGGCCTGATCGACCAACTCGCCGAGAACCCGATCAACAACTACGACGTCCTCACCCAGATCCAGTTGTTGCAGTCTCAAGAAGTCATTTTCCGGGTCTACAACGAAGCCGGCGTCCAGATTCCTCGGACGTTCCGCGAAGCGGAGGACGCCCCGAAGATCGACGTCTTCCAACAGGGTGACACCCAGGTGCTCATCGGCCGGGTTTCGGCCCCGACGGAGTCGATCGCGACGAAGATGGCCCAGGCCCTGCCTATCGTCTATCAGCAGTACATCCAGACGAAGGCCGAAGAAGTTGTCAATGGGTCCATCAGCTTTTTGAACACCCGAATGGAAGAAGAGAAGAAACTTCTCGAGGCCGCCCGGACCGACTTGGCCGAATACCAGCGTCAAAACAACGTCTCTGTTTCCGCAGTTGAAGTCCAGTCCACCTCTACTCTGATCCAAAACGGCCAGGCCGAAGTACGAGCTGCCGAAGCTGGAGTCCAGGGGGCTGAGTCGGCCCTGGCAAAGACACGCGAGGAGCGGGCCGCAATTCCTGCGACCGTGACCCTGCCCGTGACCCGGTCGAACGTCGCCCTGATCGACCAGGAGAAGCGGAACCTTCAGACCTTGCAGACTCAGTTGGACGGCTTGCTCGCCCAGTACCTGCCCGAACACCCGCTGGTCAGGGCGGCCAAGGCGCAAGTCGACGGCCAGAAGGCGTATCTTGCCTCCATTCCACTCGAGGTCAAGGAACAGCAGGTCGTGCGCAACCCGCAGATCGACGCTTACGATCTTCGAGTCGCCCAAGCCGAAACCGACCTTGCCGCGGCAAGGTCCAGGCTCAGCACGCTCCAGGCCAAGCAGCGGGAGATCGAGGCGAGGAAAGGCACCGAGGCCGACACGGTCAAGGGCCTGACCGATAAAGAGCGGACGGTCGCCAACCACGAGACTTCCATCCAGCAGTTGAAGTCGACGCTGGACGCCCTGATGCTCAAGAAGAACAACCTTCAAGCACCCCAACAGCTCAACCGGTCGACCCTGGCCGAGCAGACCCAGCCCAACTGGCCCGTCTATCTCGGCGCCGGTGCGGTGGTCGGCCTGTTCCTCGGCGTCCTGGGTGCCATGGTCCGTGACTTCAACCAAGACAAGGTCATGGGCGGCTCGATGGCGTCGACCATCGCGGACAGTTACGTCCTCGCCAGGGTCCCGCGACGCTTGGCCAGCGCCAAGCCGATCATGACCACCGCCGGTGAAGCTCTCAGCTTTGAGTCGTACCGGATTTTGCGGACAAACCTGGTTTCTGGAGAAGGTGGCAAGGGCCTCAAATCGGTCGTCGTCACTTCGACCAGCGCGGGCGAAGGCGCGTCGACGGTCGCCGGCAACCTCGCGGTCGCCTTGGCCCAGGAAGGCAAGAAGACGGTCCTGCTCGACGCCAACATGCGTAACCCGGTGCAAGACCGATTGTTTGACGTCGCGCCGAACGGCGGTCTGAACCAGGCCCTGTCCCAAGGCACCGACGCGGCCAGCTTGACCATCGACACGTCGGTGCCGAACCTGAAGGTTCTCGTCGCCGGTGGCAAGTCCGCCAACGCGACCGAAGCCTTGGCCAGCCCAGCGATGGACGCGGTGCTCACCAGCCTCAAGGGCTCGTTCGACTACATCGTCGTCGACGCGCCGGCCGCGTTCACCACTGCCGACGCCCACGAGGTCGGCCGCAAGGTCGACGGAGTGCTCTATGTGGTCGAGTCGGGCAAGCCTTCGCGCTCGCAGTTGGCCGAGAGCATCGCCATGCTCCGCCATGCGGGTGGCAAACTCCTTGGCCTAGTCATGAACAAGGACAAAGGCGCCGCCGACCGCCTCTCGTGACCGGCGACGTCGGATACGAAACGACCGCCTCAGGACTGATCGTCCTGAGGCGTCTTTCTGTCACCCCAGGCCCCCGACGGACCGTCTTCTTCGACCGCGACGGCGTGCTCAACGTCGACCGGGGTTACGTGGGGTCCCGTGAGGACTTCGAGTGGAGGCGGGGTGCCGTCGAGGCGGTGGAGTTGGCCCACGGGCTGGGCTTTTGGACTGTCGTGGTGACCAACCAGTCCGGGATCGGTCGGGGTTACTTTTCCTCCGGGCAAGTGGTCGAACTGCTCCGTTGGATCATGGAGGTCGTGCCGCTGGACCTGGTCCTGGCCTGCCCGCACGGGCCCGACGACGGATGCCCCTGCCGAAAGCCCAAGCCGTTCATGCTCGAACATGCCGACCAGCTCCTTGGTGTGGTCAAGTCAGGTTCGTTCCTTGTCGGCGACATGGACCGCGACGTGGCGGCGGGGCGGGCCTTCGGTGTCCCGGGCTACTTGGTCGACGACTCACCGCTGGACACCTTTATCGCCCCGCTCCTCAGCTCTGCAGGAACCTCTTGACTTCTTGCGCCCGGTGCTTCGGCAACACTAAGACACGGCCCTCGGTCACGACGACGACCAAGTCTTCGACCCCCAGCAATGACACGGTCTGGTCTGTGCCGTGGACGTAGACCGTGTTGCCGTTGGCCTCGATCATGTGCGCCTGGCCTTGGACGACGTTCCCCGCGTCATCGGCCTCGTAGGACCGGGCCAGGGCGTCCCAAGCCCCCAAGTCGTCCCATTCAAACTCGGCCGGCACCACGAAGACTGGGTCCGCCCGCTCCATCACGGCGTAGTCGATCGAGAGGTTGGGCAGGCTGGCGAACACTTCGTCGGCCCGCTCCTGCTCCCCCGTCCTGATCAGTTCGGCCAGGGTGCGGGTCGTCGTGGCGACGTCCGGCGCCTGGCGGTCTAGCTCGCGCATGAATGTGGCCAGGGTGTAGAAAAACATCCCCGAGTTCCACAGGAACGTCCCGGCCGCGAGGAACTCCTCTGCCGTGGCCAAGTCGGGTTTTTCGCGGAACCGGACCACCCGGAGGGCGCTTCCCGACGGCTCGCCGGACTCGACGTACCCAAACCCCGTTTCGGGTCTGGTCGGGCGCACTCCGATGACGGCGATGCCGCCATGGGCCTCGGCTGCCTCCATCGCTTTGGTGACGGTGGACTGGAACCCGGACATCGGGTGGATCCTTTGGTCAGCCGTCAAGACCGCGACCGTCGTCTCGGACCAACCTCCTGGTTCGGCCGCCATGAGACTGGCGGCGACCCAAACAAGGCATCCCAAGGTGTTTCGTTTGCACGGCTCGGCCAGGATGTTCTCCGCTGGAAGTCCGGGGACGGCTGACAATGACCCTTCCACCAAGTGGCGACCCGTCGCAATATAGGTGGCGTCCAGGCCGGCAACGGCCGCCCCCCGCTCGACCGCTTCCGCAATCAATGGCTTCTCGGGGGAGGCCAAGTGCAAGAACTGCTTGGGTCTCTCCTTGGTCGAGACCGGCCAGAACCGCTCTCCAGAGCCACCCGCCATGATCACCGCGACGCGCTTCATTCTTTCCGTCGATACCCCCCTTTGAGGAATCGGTCTCCACTGAAGACGACCTCCCGGGGGTTTTTCCAGGAGAACGTCCCTTCGACCTTTTCCGGAACGAAGGATTGGGCGATGGCAGCCAGAGGGAGTCCGTCGGGTGGTTGGATGTCGGTCACGACGATCCGGTTGCCCGAGACGGTGTACTTACCTCGAAAACTCACTCCACCGGCGACATCAAGGGTAAAGACGGCCGTGCCGTCCGGCGCCAGTTCGACAGTGCGACGGCCCACGCCTTCGGACACCCACGTGCCGACCAGGCTCGGTTCAGTACAGGCGACCAGGAACCCGGTGGCAAGCAAGGCACCGGCAAGGGCCAAGCGTTTCATGGGTTCAGTGTATCCTTGGGCCGATGCCGACGAAGCGGCCTGCCCGGTCTGCCTCCCGGCGGACTGTCGAGGTTCTTGACCGTCTGGAAAGCGTCTACGGCCGTCAGCGCCATGTGCCCCGCTTTGCCCCCATGGACGAGCTTGTTTGCTGCATGCTCAGTCAACACTCCGCCGACGTGAACAGTTTCCCGGCCTTCACCCAACTCAAGGAGCGGTGGCCCGAATGGCCCGCCTTGGCCCAGGCCGACGTCACCGATGTGGTGGCGACGATCAAGAACGCGGGTTTGGCCAACCAAAAGGGCAAGGGCATCCTCGCCACCCTGCAGGCCGTCAAGGAAGCCTTTGGCGACTACACCCTCGAACCCCTGCGGAGTCGTCCCGTCGAGGACGGACTTGGCTTCTTGCGTGGGTTGCCAGGGGTCGGGCCCAAGACGGCCGCGATCGTCATGTGCCTGGCCTTCGGCAAACACGCCGTGCCCGTGGACACGCACGTCCACCGCGTCTCCCTGCGGCTTGGGCTGGTCCCCGACGGGACGACAGCAGAGCGGGCCCACAGCCTGCTCGACCAGGCCGTCCCCGTGGGCAAGGCCTTCCGATTCCATGTCACCCTGCTCGACCACGGCCGGCAAACGTGCTTTGCCAAGGCGCCGCTCTGTGGGTCTTGCGTCGTCCGAGATTTGTGCAGCTACCGCCCTCCGGCGAGGAAGGGGTCTT
This window of the Fimbriimonadaceae bacterium genome carries:
- a CDS encoding mannose-1-phosphate guanylyltransferase — encoded protein: MKRVAVIMAGGSGERFWPVSTKERPKQFLHLASPEKPLIAEAVERGAAVAGLDATYIATGRHLVEGSLSAVPGLPAENILAEPCKRNTLGCLVWVAASLMAAEPGGWSETTVAVLTADQRIHPMSGFQSTVTKAMEAAEAHGGIAVIGVRPTRPETGFGYVESGEPSGSALRVVRFREKPDLATAEEFLAAGTFLWNSGMFFYTLATFMRELDRQAPDVATTTRTLAELIRTGEQERADEVFASLPNLSIDYAVMERADPVFVVPAEFEWDDLGAWDALARSYEADDAGNVVQGQAHMIEANGNTVYVHGTDQTVSLLGVEDLVVVVTEGRVLVLPKHRAQEVKRFLQS
- a CDS encoding endonuclease III encodes the protein MPTKRPARSASRRTVEVLDRLESVYGRQRHVPRFAPMDELVCCMLSQHSADVNSFPAFTQLKERWPEWPALAQADVTDVVATIKNAGLANQKGKGILATLQAVKEAFGDYTLEPLRSRPVEDGLGFLRGLPGVGPKTAAIVMCLAFGKHAVPVDTHVHRVSLRLGLVPDGTTAERAHSLLDQAVPVGKAFRFHVTLLDHGRQTCFAKAPLCGSCVVRDLCSYRPPARKGS